Proteins co-encoded in one Capsicum annuum cultivar UCD-10X-F1 chromosome 9, UCD10Xv1.1, whole genome shotgun sequence genomic window:
- the LOC107841243 gene encoding uncharacterized protein LOC107841243 → MKEEEPVDKYFARTLTIVNKMRVYGGKLDDVDVIEKILQSMSSKCAYVVSSIEESKNINTMSIDELQSSLLVHEQRMAPPPIKEQALKVTTQFDSFSGNGFDRGHGRDRGHGQNMSSNGRGSVSDNDQYSTYDSTFDKSQIEYYHCHKYGHYKSECGTNLYSDKGEREKSNFTKQKEEETLLMAYHVQEKSHSNKWYLDFGYSNHMCGNKSLFSDLDESYKDSVKLGNNSSISIMRKDTVKFKESGKKIKILRTDHGGEFNSNEFTSFCAMNGIRRQLTAAYTPQQNGVSERKNHTILKIVRCMLAT, encoded by the exons ATGAAAGAAGAGGAGCCAGTAGATAAGTACTTCGCCAGAACATTGACCATTGTTAACAAGATGCGTGTTTATGGTGGAAAATTAGATGATGTTGATGTTATTGAAAAGATTCTACAATCTATGTCTTCAAAATGTGCATATGTGGTTAGCTCTATTGaggagtcaaaaaatattaatacaATGTCCATAGATGAGCTACAGAGCTCTTTACTGGTACATGAGCAGAGAATGGCACCTCCTCCTATCAAAGAACAAGCCTTGAAAGTGACAACTCAATTTGATTCTTTCAGCGGGAATGGTTTTGACAGAGGTCATGGTCGAGATAGAGGACATGGTCAAAACATGAGTTCAAATGGTAGAGGAAGTGTAAGTGATAATGATCAATACTCTACTTATGATTCGACGTTTGACAAGTCGCAAATAGAGTATTATCATTGTCACAAGTATGGCCACTATAAGTCTGAATGCGGAACTAATTTGTATTCAGACAAGGGAGAAAGAGAGAAGTCAAATTTcacaaaacaaaaagaagaagaaaccttGTTGATGGCTTACCATGTGCAAGAGAAGTCTCATTCAAATAAGTGGTATCTGGACTTCGGTTACAGCAATCATATGTGCGGTAACAAATCTTTATTCTCtgatttggatgaatcttataaaGATAGTGTCAAGCTTGGCAACAATTCTAGTATTTCTATTATGAGAAAAGACACTGTCAAATTTAAG GAATCAGGGAAGAAAATCAAAATTCTTCGAACTGATCATGGTGGTGAGTTCAATTCAAATGAGTTCACAAGTTTTTGTGCTATGAATGGAATTCGGAGGCAACTGACAGCGGcttatacaccacaacaaaatggtgtatctgaaagaaagaatcatactatTTTGAAAATTGTAAGATGCATGTTGGCAACTTAG